In one window of Streptomyces sp. NBC_01224 DNA:
- a CDS encoding helix-turn-helix domain-containing protein: MANIQTLDPSASPLDYYGWELRRQREAHNLKQGQLGDIIFCTGSLIGQIETTKKIPTRDFSERVDAALGTSGVFSRLVGLVLRSQLPTWFQPYADMEARAAYISTYQAQLVYGLLQTEEYARALLGVDHPNKVDEMVAARLDRQRILKRENPPVLSIILSEAALLQEVGGRGVMRAQLTRLLDFRDDPWVQIQVLPFSVGQHTGMMGSFTLLRFEDDPDLFYVDSYEGHMTANSQVIKERSVGYARLQATALSPEDSATLIARVMEERYGDHDHA; this comes from the coding sequence GTGGCCAACATCCAGACTCTCGATCCCAGCGCTTCCCCGTTGGACTACTACGGCTGGGAGCTGCGCCGCCAGAGAGAGGCCCACAACCTCAAACAGGGGCAGCTCGGCGACATCATCTTCTGCACCGGCTCCCTGATCGGACAGATCGAGACGACGAAGAAGATCCCCACCCGCGACTTCTCCGAACGGGTGGACGCGGCACTCGGCACGAGCGGCGTGTTCTCGCGCCTCGTCGGCCTGGTCCTGCGCAGCCAGCTGCCGACCTGGTTCCAGCCGTACGCGGACATGGAGGCCCGCGCGGCATACATCTCCACGTACCAGGCACAGTTGGTGTACGGGCTGTTGCAGACGGAGGAGTACGCGCGGGCACTACTCGGTGTCGATCACCCCAACAAGGTTGACGAGATGGTGGCGGCCCGCCTGGACCGCCAGCGGATTCTGAAGCGCGAGAATCCGCCCGTCTTGTCGATCATCCTGAGCGAAGCCGCATTGCTTCAAGAGGTTGGCGGACGTGGCGTCATGCGGGCGCAACTGACACGTCTGTTGGACTTCCGCGACGACCCCTGGGTGCAGATCCAGGTGCTTCCGTTCTCCGTCGGCCAGCACACGGGAATGATGGGGTCGTTCACTCTGCTCAGGTTCGAGGACGACCCCGACCTGTTCTATGTGGATAGCTACGAGGGCCACATGACCGCCAATTCCCAGGTGATCAAGGAACGTTCGGTCGGCTACGCTCGCTTGCAAGCCACAGCCCTCTCCCCCGA
- a CDS encoding ATP-binding protein, with amino-acid sequence MNHVIDPSAGDAVEATYHADFAMGEHSARHLRRILRLCLTVWGLLDVVDAAELALTELIANVVRHVPGRRCRTLIFLLPAEGVRVEVADASPELPRAVTGDVLDEGGRGLVLVDTVTDRWGVEPRRDGRGKTVWFECLATKAADG; translated from the coding sequence ATGAATCACGTAATTGATCCGAGCGCTGGAGATGCGGTGGAGGCGACCTACCATGCCGACTTCGCGATGGGCGAGCACTCGGCCCGGCATCTGCGCCGCATCCTGCGCCTTTGCCTCACCGTCTGGGGGCTCCTCGACGTGGTCGATGCGGCCGAGTTGGCGCTCACCGAGCTGATCGCCAATGTCGTACGGCACGTCCCCGGCCGCCGTTGCCGGACGCTCATCTTCCTGCTCCCGGCCGAGGGTGTGCGCGTCGAGGTGGCGGATGCCTCCCCGGAACTTCCCCGCGCGGTCACGGGTGATGTGCTCGACGAGGGCGGGAGAGGGCTGGTCCTCGTCGACACCGTCACCGACCGCTGGGGCGTGGAGCCGCGCCGCGACGGCCGTGGCAAGACGGTGTGGTTCGAGTGTCTGGCCACGAAAGCGGCCGACGGGTGA
- a CDS encoding serine hydrolase domain-containing protein, with translation MQSLAMIENWPVPTAAAAVVRADGTVVGTHGPTAHRFPLASVTKPIAAYAALVAYEEGAVELDEPAGPEGSTVRHLLAHTSGLAFDEHRVTAAPGTRRLYSNAGFEVLGDHIAKATDIPFPEYVRQAVLEPLGMTATTVDGSPAKDGVSTVDDLVRFAAEIQAPRLLDPRTVLAAQTVVHPGLKGVLPGYGHQNPNDWGLGFEIRGHKSPHWTGSSSSPATFGHFGQSGTFLWIDPVAGAACVALTDRAFGPWAVEVWPAFTDAVLAELRSGH, from the coding sequence ATGCAGAGCCTGGCGATGATCGAGAACTGGCCCGTCCCCACCGCGGCAGCCGCTGTCGTACGAGCGGACGGCACCGTCGTCGGCACGCACGGCCCGACCGCGCACCGTTTCCCGCTCGCCTCCGTCACCAAGCCGATCGCGGCCTACGCGGCGCTCGTGGCATACGAGGAGGGTGCGGTCGAGCTCGACGAGCCGGCCGGACCCGAGGGCTCCACCGTCCGGCACCTGCTCGCGCACACCAGCGGGCTCGCCTTCGACGAGCACCGAGTGACAGCCGCCCCCGGCACCCGGCGGCTCTACTCCAACGCGGGCTTCGAGGTCCTCGGCGACCACATCGCCAAGGCCACCGACATCCCGTTCCCGGAGTACGTGCGCCAGGCGGTGCTGGAGCCGCTGGGGATGACGGCGACGACGGTGGACGGCTCGCCCGCCAAGGACGGTGTCTCGACCGTCGACGATCTCGTGCGGTTCGCGGCGGAGATACAGGCGCCGCGGCTGCTCGACCCGCGTACGGTGCTCGCCGCGCAGACCGTCGTCCACCCCGGCCTGAAGGGTGTGCTGCCGGGCTACGGCCACCAGAACCCCAACGACTGGGGGCTCGGCTTCGAGATCCGGGGCCACAAGTCGCCGCACTGGACGGGCAGTTCCTCGTCCCCGGCGACGTTCGGGCACTTCGGGCAGTCCGGAACGTTCCTGTGGATCGACCCGGTCGCGGGCGCGGCCTGCGTCGCACTGACCGACCGGGCCTTCGGCCCGTGGGCGGTGGAGGTGTGGCCGGCGTTCACGGACGCGGTGCTCGCAGAGCTCCGCTCCGGCCACTGA
- a CDS encoding MerR family transcriptional regulator encodes MTVMESTSVKVDVCASAPRAHPRPEGQDRYTISEVVAFTGLTAHTLRWYERIGLMPHVDRSHTGQRRFTNRDLDWLAFVGKLRLTGMPVADMVRYAELLREGEHTFEERQELLEATRRDVKTRIAELQDTLAVLDHKIDFYASARRAPERPCA; translated from the coding sequence ATGACGGTGATGGAGAGCACTTCCGTGAAGGTGGACGTCTGCGCCTCGGCCCCGCGGGCGCATCCGCGTCCCGAAGGGCAGGATCGCTACACCATCAGTGAGGTCGTCGCCTTCACCGGGCTCACCGCGCACACCCTGCGCTGGTACGAGCGGATCGGGCTGATGCCGCACGTGGACCGTTCGCACACCGGCCAGCGCCGCTTCACCAACCGTGACCTGGACTGGCTGGCCTTCGTCGGCAAGCTGCGGCTGACCGGAATGCCGGTCGCCGACATGGTGCGGTACGCGGAGCTGCTGCGCGAGGGCGAGCACACCTTCGAGGAACGGCAGGAGCTGCTGGAGGCGACCCGCCGCGACGTGAAGACGCGGATCGCGGAGCTCCAGGACACCCTCGCCGTCCTCGACCACAAGATCGACTTCTATGCGAGTGCCCGACGGGCGCCGGAAAGGCCTTGTGCCTGA
- a CDS encoding aldo/keto reductase, which translates to MTDNKITTVELGNGGPQVGVQGLGCMGMSEFYGDTDESAARETLETALAAGVTLFDTADVYGRGANEEFLAPFVGAHRGEITLATKFAIERTDDPQYRGVRNDPAYIRQAVEDSLRRLNTDVIDLYYMHRRDPAVPLAESVGAMAELVQQGKVKQLGLSEVTGAELREAYAVHPIAALQSEWSLFSRDVERSAVPAAVELGVTFVPYSPLGRGFLTGAFADAAKDLSKGDFRQYQPRFTGDNAKTNAALLEPVHKIAAAHGASAAQVALAWVQQRAQVHGLTVVPIPGTRKSSRLLENVAATRLTLTAEELALLEPIAGQVAGDRYPDMSSTSAARE; encoded by the coding sequence ATGACTGACAACAAGATCACCACCGTGGAGCTCGGAAACGGCGGCCCGCAGGTCGGCGTGCAGGGACTCGGCTGCATGGGCATGAGCGAGTTCTACGGGGACACCGACGAGTCCGCCGCCCGCGAGACGCTGGAGACGGCGCTGGCGGCGGGCGTCACCCTCTTCGACACCGCAGATGTGTACGGTCGCGGCGCCAACGAGGAGTTCCTGGCGCCGTTCGTCGGGGCGCACCGGGGCGAGATCACCCTCGCCACGAAGTTCGCCATAGAGCGGACCGATGACCCGCAGTACCGGGGCGTGCGCAACGACCCCGCGTACATCCGGCAGGCCGTCGAGGACAGCCTGCGCCGGCTGAACACCGATGTCATCGACCTGTACTACATGCACCGCCGTGACCCGGCCGTCCCGCTGGCCGAGTCCGTCGGCGCGATGGCCGAGCTGGTCCAGCAGGGCAAGGTCAAGCAGCTCGGGCTGAGCGAGGTGACCGGCGCGGAGCTGCGCGAGGCGTACGCCGTGCATCCGATCGCCGCCCTGCAGTCCGAGTGGTCGCTCTTCAGCCGCGACGTGGAGCGCAGCGCCGTGCCCGCCGCAGTCGAGCTCGGGGTGACCTTCGTGCCGTACTCACCGCTCGGCCGCGGCTTTTTGACCGGGGCGTTCGCCGATGCCGCCAAGGACCTGTCCAAGGGCGACTTCCGCCAGTACCAGCCCCGCTTCACGGGCGACAACGCGAAGACGAATGCCGCCCTGCTGGAGCCCGTCCACAAGATCGCGGCGGCGCACGGGGCGTCGGCCGCGCAGGTGGCGCTCGCCTGGGTGCAGCAGCGGGCCCAGGTGCACGGTCTGACGGTGGTGCCGATCCCGGGCACGCGCAAGAGCAGCCGACTGCTGGAGAACGTGGCCGCCACCCGGCTCACGCTGACCGCGGAGGAGCTGGCGTTGCTGGAGCCGATCGCGGGGCAGGTGGCGGGGGACCGGTACCCGGACATGAGCTCCACCTCCGCGGCGCGCGAGTAG
- a CDS encoding acyltransferase family protein: protein MSLTALAERIDARTPAHRDRAIDGLRALALLAVPTGHWLLGGFRLDSGGALHNTSPLSTFGGLAPVSWVLQMLGIFFLVGGYASVLSYHRRKSTTGAWLRGRVARLGRPVLGVTAVWAAMIPVLSALGVPGDTLRTGSTLVIQPLWFVGVYTVVTALTPYCVKVARKLGGWAAVPLLGSVAVVDFLRYGPFADAVPSWLSVLNILPGWLFAYQLGVSWGEGRIGRRGARILLVGGSVLFAALLLAFHYPASMVGVPGEARTNSHPPSLLVLALAAAQSGAAILLRDRIGRFLRRPLVWAPVVVINLSAMTILCWHQTAMLAAAVPASFAGAVPGLTTGPDTIGWILARVAWMPVFAGLLVLIARYARRFEAPWQTGTRAANARRAAAGLLATGFAMYALGLA from the coding sequence ATGAGCCTCACCGCCCTCGCCGAGCGCATCGACGCGCGTACGCCCGCCCATCGCGACCGCGCGATCGACGGCCTGCGCGCCCTCGCCCTGCTCGCCGTCCCCACCGGCCACTGGCTGCTCGGCGGCTTCCGCCTCGACAGCGGCGGCGCGCTGCACAACACCAGCCCGCTGTCCACGTTCGGCGGCCTCGCCCCGGTGAGCTGGGTGCTTCAGATGCTGGGCATCTTCTTCCTGGTCGGCGGGTACGCCTCCGTCCTCTCCTACCACCGCAGGAAATCCACCACCGGCGCCTGGCTGCGCGGACGCGTCGCCCGCCTGGGGAGGCCGGTGCTCGGGGTGACCGCTGTCTGGGCGGCGATGATCCCGGTGCTGAGCGCGCTCGGCGTGCCCGGCGACACCCTGCGGACCGGGTCGACGCTGGTGATCCAGCCGCTGTGGTTCGTCGGGGTGTACACGGTGGTCACGGCGCTCACCCCGTACTGCGTCAAGGTCGCGCGGAAGCTGGGCGGCTGGGCCGCCGTGCCGCTGCTCGGTTCGGTCGCCGTCGTCGACTTCCTGCGTTACGGGCCGTTCGCCGACGCCGTGCCGTCCTGGCTGAGCGTGCTGAACATCCTTCCGGGCTGGCTCTTCGCGTACCAGCTCGGTGTCTCCTGGGGCGAGGGCCGCATAGGCAGGCGCGGCGCCCGCATCCTGCTCGTCGGCGGGAGCGTCCTGTTCGCCGCGCTGCTGCTCGCCTTCCACTACCCGGCGTCGATGGTCGGCGTACCGGGCGAGGCGCGGACGAACTCGCATCCGCCGTCGTTGCTGGTCCTGGCGCTGGCCGCCGCGCAGAGCGGTGCGGCGATCCTGCTGCGCGACCGGATCGGCCGGTTCCTGCGCAGGCCGCTGGTGTGGGCACCGGTCGTCGTCATCAACCTGTCCGCGATGACGATCCTGTGCTGGCACCAGACGGCGATGCTGGCCGCGGCGGTCCCGGCATCGTTCGCCGGTGCGGTGCCAGGGCTGACGACCGGGCCCGACACGATCGGCTGGATCCTGGCCCGGGTGGCGTGGATGCCGGTGTTCGCGGGGCTGCTGGTGCTGATCGCCCGGTATGCGCGCCGGTTCGAGGCCCCGTGGCAGACCGGTACGCGTGCGGCGAACGCCCGCCGGGCGGCGGCGGGCCTGCTGGCGACGGGGTTCGCGATGTACGCGCTGGGGCTGGCGTAG
- a CDS encoding alpha/beta hydrolase, with protein sequence MRRYARTLVAVALATTVVAGTAGWASGSAQQALTGPPPDTAAWRSDQVLGRELPDPERTTPAEVSRFFRGLTATQQQALVVRHPLVVGNLDGVPVELRYRANARSLRASHDPRYSHLAGARHRQILAFDPRGRGQVAEVFGDLSTAGHVAVVVPGSDIDAGTFDRTSDVYGTPTGMAKALHAETGRGSAVVAWAGYTTPVGIGIDAATGSLAEAGAGRLTRFADGLAADGVPAPAVFCHSYGSVVCGLAAPRLRAADLVVLGSPGMRADDVADLHTTARVWAAKDATDWIDNVPNVEVAGLGHGPDPTGPEFGARRVPAHDAHGHTGYFAPGTDSLRAFASITEGEAR encoded by the coding sequence ATGCGCCGTTACGCAAGGACTCTGGTCGCGGTCGCGCTGGCGACCACCGTGGTGGCGGGAACGGCCGGCTGGGCGTCCGGGAGTGCGCAGCAGGCCCTGACCGGGCCACCTCCCGACACCGCGGCCTGGCGCTCGGATCAGGTGCTGGGGCGGGAACTGCCCGACCCTGAGCGGACCACCCCCGCCGAAGTGAGCCGGTTCTTCCGGGGGTTGACCGCCACGCAGCAACAGGCCCTGGTCGTACGGCATCCACTCGTCGTCGGCAATCTGGACGGTGTACCCGTCGAGCTGCGCTACCGGGCCAACGCCCGCTCCCTGCGGGCCAGTCATGACCCCAGGTACAGCCATCTCGCCGGAGCGCGACACCGCCAGATCCTCGCCTTCGATCCGCGCGGACGCGGACAGGTCGCCGAGGTCTTCGGGGACTTGAGCACCGCAGGCCATGTGGCGGTCGTGGTACCGGGTTCGGACATCGACGCCGGAACCTTCGACCGTACGAGCGATGTGTACGGCACTCCAACCGGCATGGCGAAGGCCCTGCACGCGGAGACCGGTCGCGGCAGCGCCGTCGTCGCCTGGGCCGGGTACACCACTCCCGTCGGCATCGGCATCGACGCCGCGACGGGCTCGCTCGCCGAGGCGGGAGCCGGCCGGCTGACCCGGTTCGCGGACGGGCTGGCCGCCGACGGCGTGCCCGCGCCCGCCGTGTTCTGCCACAGCTACGGCTCCGTCGTGTGCGGACTCGCCGCACCCCGGCTGCGCGCCGCTGACCTGGTCGTCCTCGGCTCGCCCGGGATGCGCGCCGACGACGTCGCGGATCTGCACACCACCGCCCGGGTCTGGGCCGCCAAGGACGCCACGGACTGGATCGACAACGTGCCGAACGTCGAGGTGGCCGGCCTCGGCCACGGCCCCGATCCGACCGGCCCGGAGTTCGGCGCACGCCGCGTGCCGGCCCACGACGCCCACGGGCACACCGGCTACTTCGCCCCCGGCACGGACTCGCTCCGCGCCTTCGCCTCGATCACGGAGGGGGAAGCCCGATGA
- a CDS encoding response regulator transcription factor, with product MTIRVIIVDDQAMVRAGFAALLSAQSDIDVVGEAPDGRQGVDVSRRVHPDVVLMDVRMPEMDGLAAARELLNPPVGVVHLPKVLMLTTFDVDDYVYEALRAGASGFLLKDAPPADLISAVRVVAAGEALLAPSVTRRLIADFARQGPSGAARSGQALRLNGLTPREKEVLELIARGLSNQEIAGRLVLAEQTVKTHIGRVLAKLDLRDRAQAVIFAYEAGVVVPGEQ from the coding sequence TTGACCATCCGCGTGATCATCGTCGACGACCAGGCCATGGTGCGGGCGGGGTTCGCGGCACTGCTCTCGGCACAGAGCGACATCGATGTGGTCGGTGAGGCGCCGGACGGGCGCCAGGGCGTCGACGTCAGCCGGAGGGTCCACCCGGACGTGGTCCTGATGGATGTCCGGATGCCCGAGATGGACGGCCTGGCGGCGGCCCGCGAGCTGCTGAACCCGCCCGTGGGGGTGGTGCACCTGCCCAAGGTGCTGATGCTCACCACGTTCGACGTGGACGACTACGTGTACGAGGCGCTGCGCGCCGGGGCGTCCGGCTTCCTGCTGAAGGACGCGCCCCCGGCGGACCTGATCTCGGCGGTACGGGTGGTAGCGGCGGGCGAGGCGCTGCTGGCACCGTCGGTGACCCGGCGCCTGATCGCGGACTTCGCCCGGCAGGGGCCGTCCGGAGCCGCCCGGAGCGGGCAGGCGCTGCGGCTGAACGGGCTGACTCCACGCGAGAAGGAAGTGCTGGAGCTGATCGCGCGGGGGCTGTCCAACCAGGAGATCGCGGGGCGGCTGGTGCTGGCCGAACAGACGGTGAAGACGCACATCGGACGGGTGCTGGCCAAGCTGGACCTGCGGGATCGCGCGCAGGCGGTGATCTTCGCGTACGAGGCGGGAGTGGTGGTACCGGGAGAGCAGTAG
- a CDS encoding sensor histidine kinase — protein MSTSPPHGPPPPPVTDGLVSAARRNLRELAHGLSHPSRPATPLLANAPKLWQRLLPYVVVLALVATFVPVTINVLTEGYGVNGGLAGALAVAQAAPLLMLAHRPLQAWWIIFPADILGAAALLGYPVGTFDIWPWPPPTLVGYLFVLLALALRETRRTLISVWVATGAASLVLHLIAPERSNGSALLLVILGAVVLVIGAALRERGDAQRRLAEQETISEAERAQRTLLEERTRIARELHDVVAHHMSVITVQADSAPYRISGLPEEAREEFGAIAASARESLAEMRRLLTVLRSEGTEGERAPQPGLDRVQQLVEATVRAGLPAELSLAADLPDVPQAVDLSAYRIVQEALANVVRHAPGARTRVSITSDGEHLTVLVVNDRAEQPGSPLETTGTGHGLVGMRERVRLTGGTLDTGPLPDGGFRVAARLPLTPLPPPTSEDS, from the coding sequence ATGTCCACTTCCCCGCCGCACGGGCCGCCCCCGCCGCCCGTCACCGACGGCCTGGTGAGCGCCGCCCGACGCAATCTGCGCGAGCTCGCCCACGGGCTGTCCCACCCGTCCCGTCCCGCGACACCACTCCTGGCGAACGCGCCGAAGCTGTGGCAGCGGCTGCTGCCGTACGTCGTCGTCCTCGCCCTCGTCGCCACCTTCGTCCCGGTCACGATCAATGTCCTGACCGAGGGCTACGGCGTGAACGGAGGACTGGCGGGAGCCCTGGCCGTCGCGCAGGCGGCGCCGCTCCTGATGCTGGCGCACCGGCCGCTGCAGGCCTGGTGGATCATCTTCCCCGCCGACATCCTGGGTGCGGCCGCGCTGCTCGGGTATCCGGTCGGCACGTTCGACATCTGGCCGTGGCCCCCGCCCACCCTGGTCGGCTATCTCTTCGTGCTGCTCGCGCTGGCCCTGCGCGAGACCCGGCGGACCCTGATCTCGGTCTGGGTGGCGACGGGTGCGGCGAGCCTGGTCCTGCACCTGATCGCGCCGGAGCGCAGCAACGGCAGCGCGCTGCTGCTCGTGATCCTCGGCGCGGTGGTCCTGGTGATCGGCGCGGCACTGCGGGAACGGGGCGACGCCCAGCGTCGGCTCGCCGAGCAGGAGACCATCAGCGAGGCCGAGCGGGCGCAGCGGACGCTGCTGGAGGAGCGCACCAGGATCGCCCGTGAACTGCACGACGTGGTCGCGCACCACATGTCCGTGATCACGGTCCAGGCCGACTCCGCGCCCTACCGGATCAGCGGGCTGCCCGAGGAGGCGCGCGAGGAGTTCGGGGCGATCGCGGCGAGCGCGCGGGAGTCCCTCGCGGAGATGCGGCGGCTGCTGACGGTACTGCGCAGCGAGGGTACGGAGGGCGAGCGGGCGCCGCAGCCGGGGCTCGACCGGGTGCAGCAGCTGGTGGAGGCAACGGTACGGGCGGGGCTGCCGGCCGAGCTGTCGCTGGCCGCCGATCTGCCGGACGTACCGCAGGCGGTGGATCTGTCGGCGTACCGGATCGTGCAGGAGGCCCTGGCGAACGTGGTCCGGCACGCGCCGGGAGCGCGGACCCGGGTGTCGATCACGTCCGACGGCGAGCACCTGACCGTGCTGGTGGTCAACGACCGGGCGGAGCAGCCCGGTTCGCCGCTGGAGACGACGGGGACCGGGCACGGCCTGGTCGGCATGCGGGAACGCGTACGGTTGACGGGCGGCACGCTGGACACCGGACCGCTGCCCGACGGCGGCTTCCGGGTGGCGGCGCGGCTGCCTCTCACCCCCCTTCCGCCCCCGACCTCGGAGGACTCTTGA
- a CDS encoding DUF4429 domain-containing protein: protein MGDVLAGIHATWEFDTDCVLIRFERGIRTPKLFQSLRERRVPHAALSSVTLTPGKRGTVVLHAVPRPGADPLLEAAAGQLKDGCDPYRLVLPAERETLAEYYADELRALLGPDAAEPADRFLVAAPEAPMQFKAYDGRAGFDGDRVSFRWFWTGASTAKWKAGDQTFPVTELSGVEWRSPEAFDGYLRLVPRGQEGTAPGPGPGTGFGMGTEPGTRIGSGTVQSAQPLAPRPARADQDPAAVVFGLGYGPVHESLPFAAAVLESVRRKQPAPALPAAVPAGVGRRDPADIAERIRHLGELHRVGLVTDDEFSAKKAQLLAEL from the coding sequence ATGGGTGATGTGCTGGCCGGAATTCATGCCACCTGGGAGTTCGACACCGACTGCGTGCTCATCCGCTTCGAACGGGGAATACGCACGCCGAAGCTCTTCCAGAGCCTGCGTGAGCGCCGCGTCCCGCACGCGGCGCTGTCATCGGTGACGCTGACCCCGGGGAAGCGGGGCACGGTGGTCCTGCACGCGGTACCGAGGCCCGGTGCCGACCCGTTGCTGGAGGCTGCGGCCGGGCAGCTGAAGGACGGATGCGATCCGTACCGGCTGGTGCTCCCCGCCGAGCGCGAAACGCTCGCCGAGTACTACGCGGACGAACTGCGCGCCCTGCTCGGTCCCGACGCCGCGGAGCCCGCCGACCGGTTCCTGGTCGCGGCCCCCGAGGCGCCGATGCAGTTCAAGGCGTACGACGGCCGGGCCGGCTTCGACGGGGACCGGGTCTCCTTCCGGTGGTTCTGGACGGGCGCCTCCACGGCGAAGTGGAAGGCCGGCGACCAGACGTTCCCGGTGACGGAGCTGAGCGGCGTCGAATGGCGCTCGCCGGAGGCCTTCGACGGCTATCTGCGGCTGGTGCCGAGAGGCCAGGAAGGTACGGCTCCGGGACCGGGCCCGGGTACCGGCTTCGGCATGGGTACGGAGCCGGGTACGAGGATCGGTTCAGGCACGGTGCAGAGCGCACAGCCGTTGGCCCCCCGCCCCGCCCGGGCCGACCAGGACCCGGCTGCCGTGGTCTTCGGCCTCGGCTACGGCCCGGTGCACGAGTCGCTGCCGTTCGCCGCGGCCGTACTGGAATCCGTACGCAGGAAGCAGCCGGCTCCCGCCCTGCCGGCCGCCGTACCGGCAGGCGTGGGGCGGCGCGATCCCGCGGACATCGCGGAGCGGATCCGGCACCTCGGGGAACTGCACCGGGTGGGCCTGGTGACGGACGACGAGTTCAGTGCGAAGAAGGCCCAGCTGCTCGCCGAGCTGTAG
- a CDS encoding alpha/beta hydrolase, which yields MTSFDSSPTLTAWRALLAVAVVFVMLATTGWTAVRHPHSDEPRTVALASWARGHVAGRALPDADAAPHRLAQFFATLTAAQRTGLADKYPLVVGNLNGAPVTLRYHANRLALVQARTVERQRMHDARLSPDGRAEALRRMNRFQSMLAEGRHILAFDPSGKGRAAEVFGDLDRAERVSVIVPGVDTNLLTLERSAPRVNAAPVGMAKSLYAAERAARPGTRTAVIAWADYTTPAGIGMDAALGNLAVRGAVRLNALVGALPGDAPVSLFCHSYGSVLCGVAAHELPSRVADIAVAGSPGMRVENARQLHTGARVWAMRDHDDWIEDVPNLELGGLGHGADPVAPGFGARIVSAGGAVGHSGYFEPGTESLSNFASIGVGAYSSVSCANSDSACHDGVTGSQET from the coding sequence GTGACTTCCTTCGACTCCTCCCCCACGCTCACCGCATGGCGCGCGCTGCTCGCCGTCGCGGTTGTGTTCGTGATGCTGGCGACCACTGGCTGGACCGCCGTACGTCACCCACACTCCGACGAGCCACGCACCGTCGCACTCGCCTCCTGGGCACGGGGCCACGTGGCGGGTCGTGCGCTGCCGGACGCCGACGCGGCGCCGCACCGCCTGGCGCAGTTCTTCGCCACGCTCACGGCCGCTCAGCGCACCGGTCTTGCCGACAAGTACCCCTTGGTCGTGGGCAATCTGAACGGCGCCCCGGTCACCCTGCGCTACCACGCCAACCGGCTGGCCCTGGTGCAGGCGCGAACGGTCGAGCGGCAGCGCATGCATGACGCCAGGCTCTCCCCCGACGGCCGCGCCGAGGCGCTCCGCCGGATGAACCGCTTCCAGTCGATGCTCGCCGAGGGACGGCACATCCTCGCCTTCGACCCGTCCGGAAAGGGCCGAGCGGCAGAGGTGTTCGGTGATCTCGACCGGGCCGAACGGGTCTCCGTGATCGTCCCCGGCGTCGACACCAACCTGCTGACGCTGGAGCGGTCCGCCCCCAGAGTGAATGCCGCACCGGTCGGTATGGCGAAGTCGCTGTACGCGGCGGAGCGCGCCGCGCGCCCCGGCACCCGTACCGCCGTCATCGCCTGGGCCGACTACACCACGCCCGCCGGAATCGGTATGGACGCGGCCCTGGGGAACCTCGCCGTGCGCGGGGCGGTGCGGCTGAACGCGCTGGTGGGCGCGCTGCCCGGGGACGCCCCGGTCTCGCTGTTCTGCCACAGCTACGGCTCGGTGCTGTGCGGTGTCGCCGCACATGAACTGCCCTCCAGGGTGGCCGACATCGCGGTCGCGGGCAGCCCCGGCATGCGGGTGGAGAACGCGAGGCAGCTGCACACCGGGGCCAGGGTGTGGGCGATGCGGGACCACGACGACTGGATCGAGGACGTACCGAACCTGGAGCTGGGCGGTCTCGGGCACGGTGCCGATCCGGTCGCCCCGGGCTTCGGCGCACGCATCGTCTCGGCGGGCGGCGCGGTCGGGCACAGCGGCTATTTCGAGCCGGGCACCGAGAGCCTCAGCAACTTCGCCTCAATCGGCGTGGGGGCCTACAGCTCGGTCAGCTGTGCGAACTCCGACAGCGCCTGCCACGACGGAGTCACCGGCAGCCAGGAAACCTGA
- a CDS encoding TetR family transcriptional regulator, translating to MTDGQRAAHPTGLRERKKRRTRDALLHAALDLFTGQGYEETTVDEIVDAVEVSQRTFFRYFASKEEAAFAIQEMVESHFLSELRRRPAAEAPFEAMRSAVLCAWNSIGEAIEAVITVELHMRTYRMIESTPSLLAAHLRRSMDLENQIALLIAEREGLDVRTDPRPRVAVAAFCGVMRVTGQLWGQGRDTSLDSLRALTEVYLDQLGPALAGNWRAGAGAGLG from the coding sequence GTGACCGATGGGCAGCGGGCCGCGCATCCGACCGGGCTGCGCGAACGGAAGAAGCGACGCACCCGGGACGCCCTGCTGCACGCCGCCCTCGATCTTTTCACCGGCCAGGGGTACGAGGAGACCACCGTCGACGAGATCGTCGACGCCGTCGAGGTCTCCCAGCGCACCTTCTTCCGCTACTTCGCCAGCAAGGAGGAGGCCGCCTTCGCCATCCAGGAGATGGTGGAGTCGCACTTCCTCTCGGAGCTGCGCCGGCGTCCCGCCGCGGAAGCGCCGTTCGAGGCAATGCGCAGCGCGGTCCTCTGCGCCTGGAACAGTATCGGTGAGGCGATCGAGGCGGTCATCACGGTCGAACTCCATATGCGCACGTACCGGATGATCGAGTCGACGCCGTCGCTGCTCGCCGCCCACCTGCGACGCAGCATGGATCTGGAGAACCAGATCGCGCTGCTGATCGCCGAGCGCGAGGGGCTCGACGTGAGGACGGACCCCCGGCCGAGGGTCGCCGTGGCCGCGTTCTGCGGGGTGATGCGGGTGACCGGGCAGCTCTGGGGGCAGGGGCGGGACACCAGCCTGGACTCGTTGCGCGCACTGACCGAGGTGTACCTGGACCAGCTCGGACCGGCACTGGCCGGGAACTGGCGGGCGGGGGCCGGCGCCGGGCTCGGGTAG